The Quercus lobata isolate SW786 chromosome 4, ValleyOak3.0 Primary Assembly, whole genome shotgun sequence genome segment CTTAATCATAATATTGCACTTCCTTCACGAGACCACGAGAAATAACTCTACGGATGCTATACTGTCTAGACACAAAGTGCAgaaccaaaaaattttaaaggccGGGACAACAATGCCAAAAGTAACTCCAAATAAAGCATGAAAAAGCAGGCAAActtgatcaaataaaaaagacaagCGATTAAAAGGTCCTTGTGGCTCCACCAACCCAACCAAAGCCCATTTTGTGTTTTGTGAGACAAGCCCAAGAAAGTGGCTTAAAAGTTTTATAATCATGGTAAGCCAAGTCCTAGTTCAAAGGGCTTTCAAAGAGCAATGGGAGCCCATAATTATAAAACATATGTGGAAGGAAAACTGAAAGAATTTGTTCAAGTTCATGTCTATGATCGGCAAATGAAAGTAGAGGCCCATGGATTACGCGTTGGTGAAGGAAAAGCTCATAGGTAACGGGAGAACCTAATAAGATTTGTTCGTTGGTCGGTCTGGTAGTTGAGCCCAAATTCAAAGGCTTAATCTTTTTGGGTTAAGTAGAGTATCTATATGtcatattaattactcaattagAGTCTTTCCGTGTATTCTCTCCCCATCAAAATACAAGTTAATTAATGATGAAAATTTACATACCTCTTTTGTGAGAAAAATTACATACTTGATCAAGAGATAAAAAACACATGACTTCTATAAGGAAGCTGCAAGATTATTTATTTGCTTTAATGTTATATATCATAAACTTAGAAAATCATGATGACCACCTTCATAATAAGTCATCGTCCTTGTTCACCTGTGGAAAAGGAAGATAATTTCaatatattagaaaaataagCTTAGAATTTCAATATATGATAGTATGTTGAATGAAATTTTTCCTAAAGTAAGAATAATTCTAAAGATATTCATTGTCAATaacttaatttgtaaattaaacCTTCAATTATGTGTTTATAGTAAGGAAGTTGGGATGCAAGAATGTCAATTTGCAAAAATTACAGATCCCAACTCATTCAGTATATTTGGAATCTACCTTCTTCAGTCAAAAAAGTATATTTGGAATGGGTACccattttaaacaaataaactttTCAAACAAATTGGTTAACTTTAAGTTTGTAGCCTTCAAATGTCTATGTCAATAATTCAGTACAATTGACAATAATCTTATGTCACTGAGGGAGACCTCCCTCAACATCTAGAGTAATAAGATGTAAGCCAATTTCTTGTGaaccactacaataaaaaaaatcaccaaatagaAAATAGATTTTAGTGGCATACTACGTGTTTAGGTATTAAGCCAAGCAACTGATGCCGCAATGAAGAATAATATCAAAGAAGCTTGGGGAGTTCCAGAAATTATGCAGtatgagaagtatttgggtCTACCATCCTTGGTTGGGAAAGGGAAAAAAGCAAGCTTCAACTACATTAAGGAGAGGGTGTGGAGAAAAATTCAAGGATGGGAAGGGAAGCTACTCTCACAAGCAGGTAGGGAAGTGTTGATAAAATCAGTCATCCAAGCCATCCCAACATACACAATGGGATGTTTCAAAATTCCCTTGGGACTATGCGATGAGATTGAAGCTATGATTaaaaagttttggtggggacaacgAGGTGACCGgaggaaaattcattgggtAAAATGGGATGACTTAACTAAATCAAAAGTAGTGGGTGGTATGGGTTTTAAAGATCTTGCCATGTTCAACGATTCACTCTTAGCAAAACAAGCTTGGCGGCTTTTGCATGATCATAATACTCTCTTCTACAAGGTCTTTAAGGCAAGGTTTTTTCCAAATACAACGATCATGGAGGCTAAGGATTCAAGATTGGGCTCTTATGCATGGAAGAGCATTCTCATTGGGAGGGATGTGATTCAAAGGGGAGCGAGGTGGAGGGTTGgcaatgggaaaaaaattagagtttggCAGGATCACTGGCTGCCAAGGAAGCATCCTCCCTTGTTGTCTAATTGTCCAATAGTAGACTTTGAAGATTCTACTGTGGATATACTCATCGATCCACAAACTAGGCAATGGAACGTGGAGATGGTGGAGGGTTTATTTCATGAGGAAGAAGCGGAATTAATCAAGAATATTCCATTAGGCCGAGCTGAGGCAAAGGACGTTCTGTTTTGGCCTTATTCAAGCAACGGGGTGTACAGCTGCAAATCTGGATACAAATTCCTGAAAGCGGAGGAAGAAATGATGGAGAGAGCTTATGACTCGGCAACAACTGAAGATACACAAGTATGGAAGCAGATATGGTCCATGAATGTGTCACAAAAAGTGAAGACTTTAATGTGGAGGGCGTGCCGTGAAGCCATGCCAACAAAACATGCTCTGTTCCGACACAGAATTACAGAGGATGATTTATGTGTGAGGTGCCGAGATGATATAGAAAATTCACTCCACGCACTATGGTCGTGCTCTGAGCTTGATTTGGTTTGGGCAAATCCGGAACAGTGGAGTTTCAGAGGTGAAGTACATTTCTTAACCTTCAAAGAACTCTTATCTTGGATAATCAAACACACACAGCTGCTGGAATTATTTGCAGTCACGGTTTGGTCCATTTGGAACCAGCGAAACCGAGTGCGGCTTAACCAAACAGCAGATGCCACCCATCAGATTGctcttctctcaaaaaaatGGCTAGCTGAGTACCAAGCAAGACAGATCAGTCCTAATCCAGTTCCCATGCACACTCAACCAACGAGATGTAAGTGGAAGCCTCCACCATCAGGTACTTTCAAGATTAACTTTGATGGAGCGAATTTCCCAACGGAAAAGAAATCTGGTATAGGAGTGGTTATTAGAGATAGCAGAGGTCTTGTTATTGCCTCATGTTCGAAGGTGGTGCACCAGATGTTAGGTGCTTCTAAGGTAGAAGCTTTGGCTGTGACATGGGCTCTTTCCTTTGCAGCTAATGTAGGGGTGAACCGGGCTGTGTTAGAGGGAGATTCATTGGATGTTTTTGCGGGTTTAAGGGAGGATAGGATGGTATTGGTGCCATACGGATTACTTTTGGAGgatgcaaggtttttgtcccaACAATTTGATGAGTTGCGTTACTCTCATACAAAGAGGGAAGGCAACAGGTTAGCACATAGTCTGGCTAAATATGCAGTTGGCATACCAGATTTtctagtttggatggaggatgttccacctCAATTTTATTCTGTATTCCAAATCGATTTATCGggtttttcttaataaattacattgacttcttcctcaaaaaaaaaaaaaggtattaagccaaagtctttttttttttttttttttgagaagtaggTATTAAGCTAAAGTAATTGTACTTATTTCCATAATAAATATATCATAATGAGCTTatcaaattttaagtaacactaggcccttttggatatataATATTGTCAGTCTCTTTAAGACCTTCTTTCCTCTTCTCGTATGcatgttaaaatacttagtatttaaaaaaaaaaaaaaaaaatttcaagtggCACTAATCTTTTTAACTTTGcttgaataaaaaatactaacatAAAGGTGTGTGACTTCTAATTAATCACTATATAAATGTCCCCTTCTTACCCTAAAGCATTTGGAGTGGCGTTATCAAATTAGATCACGTAGTGTGGACTGTGGAGTGCTACCAATTTATAacatcaaagaaaacaaagaaaatttactTGTGGATTGAAGCCTTTGTTGCAAGAAGTTTTTGTCGAGTGGATTGAAGCTCAATTACAACATCACTCATATTCATCCTTTCTCTTTGGAATTCGGCGAACAAACAACACCAATTCCAATAATCACAATCGAGCATTCTTGAATTTTTGAGCTTCCTTTTTGACCCTCATTGTGAGTAATGTCAATCATCTTTGCCTCTCCCTCTTCTCTTTCCAAAAGAAGAATAGGATCTATTATGCCAATTATTTTGTTCTGGCAAAGCCGCTTTAACAAAATCATGGAGATTTAAGCTATCTTGAAAAATCTTAGCAACAAGTCTTTGTCCAGTGAAAATCTCTATCAATAATATGCCATAACTATAGACATCACCATATGTTGACACCTCATTTCCCATATCATACTATGAAATCACACATTGCACATATCTAATATGAGATtagttttgtacccaaaaatacaaattaaagtgATAAGATATAACCTAAAGAACATCCTTATTAACAAATGACAAAGGGAAAAGGAAATTCAAtttatatgagagagagagagagattaaccTGGAGGAGTATAACCAATAGTTCCTCAAACTCCAACGAAGCTTGATGGATCAATAGAATAATTTTCAATGACATCAAAAAGGAATTTTGCCAAGCCAAAGTCACCTACGTGTCCAATCATTTCATCATCAATAAGAATATTACTAGGTTTGAGGTCCCAATGAACAATTGGTGCTTggcaatgatgatgaagataatCTAATGCCTTAGCAACATCAATGGCAATATTCAATCTTTAAAGAAGACTCAAATTCTTTGGTTCCTCAACAGCCTCATCCATTCCTGAAGTTGGATGTAGCCATTCATCAAGGTTTACATTTTCCATGAACTTGTATACCAAAGCTTTAAAATTGTGACCTTGATAGTCAATGCCAGAACATGATGTAAGCACCTTTACAAGATTTTGATGTCTAATGTTTCATAGAGCCTCACACTCGGCAATGAAACTTTTGGAAGCTCCACGGCGCAAAAGGTTGAGCACCTTAATAGCCACAATATCTGTTTGTCTACCTTGATCAAGAATTCCTTTATACACAGATCCAAAGCTACCCACACCAATTAAATTGGTAGAAGAAAACCCATTGGTTGCATTCAGGAGACTTTGGTAAGATAGATTCAAATGCAAATTCCCTGAGTCACTTAAGgtgttatcttttcttttcttccttaaaAAGCAAAGAATTAGAagagacaaaacaaaaattactccAACAAGTGCAAAATATATAGAGATTATTAACTTGATAGTAAAGGTCAACTTCCACTTCTTGAATTTTTCGTAGTTTCATTTAGGAAGTTGAAACTCCAGTATTCCCCCACATAGCTGACTATTTTCCTCAAGGAAAGTTGCACTTGTGTTCTTGAAAACTCCGTCTGTTGGCACCTCTCCCTCAAAATTGTTGTAAGATAGATTCAGATATTCCAAGTAGTCAAAGACCTCCAAAAATTTAGGAATTTGGccaatcaaattattatttgaaagatCTAGAAGTTGAAGACCTCTTAATGATTCAAAAGATGGAGGAATGGTCCCTTGGAAGAGATTGCTTTCCATGTATAGATATTCCAACTTTACGCAGCTTCCAAGACTATCTGGAATTTTTCCAAACAACT includes the following:
- the LOC115984813 gene encoding probable LRR receptor-like serine/threonine-protein kinase At3g47570, whose protein sequence is MNHFRISNNNLGNGGENDLGFLCSLTNDTYLTSLHVNGNNFGGELPKCIGNLSTTLILLFLDDNVLSGKIPIEMGNLINLEELHMWQNNLSGNIPSEIGMLQKLQFLALNNNNFYGKIPSKIGKLQKLQLLAFNTNNFYGNIPSSVGNLTFLTYSLGSCVKLEYLYMESNLFQGTIPPSFESLRGLQLLDLSNNNLIGQIPKFLEVFDYLEYLNLSYNNFEGEVPTDGVFKNTSATFLEENSQLCGGILEKKRKDNTLSDSGNLHLNLSYQSLLNATNGFSSTNLIGVGSFGSVYKGILDQGRQTDIVAIKVLTSCSGIDYQGHNFKALVYKFMENVNLDEWLHPTSGMDEAVEEPKNLSLL